A window of Quercus robur chromosome 12, dhQueRobu3.1, whole genome shotgun sequence genomic DNA:
gaaaCATATTACATAATATCAAGATCTCATCTCTTCCTCTCAAGCGCAACATCAGACGCATCAAGAGCAACATCAGACGCAGCAATTACAATGAAAAAGTACACTCCATTACAAACTGGTTCAATTGCATgagggaaaaaaacaaacaaaaactaaaatatgcATCCTCCAGTACATTGAGTAGAAAATCGTGCATCTCCATAAGCCTTGGCAAATAGAATTCAGCTTTTTGCTGGCGGTGACCATTTAACCAACTTTGATGTGATAAGCACTGTAACAACAACGCATTTGATAAAATCAGACAAAAATTTCTGAGATATTATTTGATGAATCGGAACCTTAAATGATGCGCAACAAAGTATCAAGAAAATTTATGCAGGGAGAGAATCCATGACACCCCCAAATTTGATGGTTTCGAATTAACTTCAGTAtaaacataaagaaaatttaaaaaaattgttccaGCTAAGTGAAATGCCCAGAATGCCCAGAATGGAGATACAAAAATGGAATGCGATTCTCAGGCCCCAACTTCAATATGTTTGAACAACTAACAAACTTTTCTGTTTTGTAGAGCAACTAGCATGGAAGATCTAAATAAAAAGCCTTACTTCATGTATAAAACCAGAATGAAGCgtagaaaaaacataaaataagaaatgGTTGCTTTTTGGAAACAACAAGAATGGCCTTTGAATACTTGTTCCTTAGCATATCTGTACAAAGATAAGCACTTGATTTCAACTCTAGCAGGCATAACCTACAAATGCATGCATCTTCATAGTTCATACTAGAACTGTATGCTAATATGCAACATTAGCATGAGGTCTTCAAAATACCTATATGGCTGAATTCCTATACCTTCTAACAAGCAATAAATATGAGTCAATTTCAAGGGAGATTATTAACTCACCATCTGCAGTACAAGTCCAAGACAGAAAGCAGAAATGGTATCAACGCCTAGCTCTATCATCATCACGCTTATCGTAATCATGCCTTTTTCTCTCGCTTGATCGAGAATCATCATATCTCGCTCTCTTCGAGTAATCCAGTTGCCTATCCCTCTCATGACCTCTATTTTCTCGCTCTTCGTCATCTCCTCTTACCTGCCGTCTACTTCCACGCTGATTCTCTTCATCATCCCTTATATGCCTTCTATATTCATAATCTTCATCTCTTCTATGCTTTCTCCCTCTTTGCTCCTCTTCAACTCTGCTTTGTCTTCTCCCTCCCCCTATTTCCTCATAATTCCGGTCATCCTTTCTACTAATGCGTTCTGTTTCGTCATTCTTACCATAACTTCTACCACCCCGTTCAATAGTTTCATTATCACGCTGTCCCCCAGATCTAAAACTTGAATAATCCTCCCTCTTCTTGTCATCCTTATTTAAGTATGCTCTAGTATTTGAGTCATACTCAATTTTAGAGTCCTTTTGTTGCTCCCCACTGTGCTCTGCCCCTTTGACAGAATGGCGACTTCTTGATTTTGACTCAGGTTGCTCATCTTCATTTCCAACATTAAGCCTCCCCTTCCCTCTCATTCTTTCATGACTTTCATAAGTTGTTTCATCTGCAATATCTCTCCTAGACTTGTACCGTCTAAAATCAATCTCATCAACTGGAGAAACTGACTCTTTTTCCACTGCTTTTTGTCTCCCTGCAGTAATCTTAGATTTTCTCCTATCATAACTGGTAtcagaatcttcatcatcagactCATCCTCTGAATCATGTCTTCTACCCACATGCTGATCTTTATTTTTCTCGTTCTCTATCCTATGACTTCCACTATGTCGATTCCGCTGTTTCTCCAATtgacttcttttcttttctatctccttATCAGTATCACTGGATTCATCCTCTGAATCATGTCTTCTGTTCATTCTCACATGCTTATCTTGATTCTTCTCGTTCTCTATCCTATGACTACCACTAGGTTGATTCCGTTGTTTCTCCAATtgacttcttttcttttccatctccttctccaattgacttcttttcttttccatctCCTTATCAGTATCATCAGATTCATCCTCTGAATCATGTCTTCTGTTCATTCGAACATGCTTATCTTGATTCCTCTCATTCTCTATCCTATGACTTCGACTAGGTTGACTCCGCTGTCTCTCCAATagacttcttttcttttccatctCCTTATCAGTATCACTGGATTCATCCTCTGAATCATGTCTTCTGTTCATTCGCACATGCTTATCTTGATTCTTCTCATTCTCTATCCTATGACTTCCACTAGGTTGACTCCGCTGTTTCTCCAATcgacttcttttcttttccatctCCTTATCAGTATCATTGGATTCATCCTCTGAATCATGTCTTCTATTCATTCGCACATGCTTATCTTGATTCTTCTCATTCTCTATCCTATGACTTCCATTAGGATGATTCCGTTGTTTCTCCAATtgacttcttttcttttctatctcattATCAGTATCATTGGATTCATCCTTTGAATCATGTCTTCTACTTGTTCTCAAATGCTGATCCCGATTCTGTATACGAGGCTTAGTTGAACCATAACCATCACTGGAGCCATGCCTCCTATTAGATGTTCTATACTTATCCCCCCTTTTGGAACTCTCATTGCTTGAGTCATCGGTAGCAGAATCAGAACCATCACTATCATGTTTTTGGTTCTTGTGCTTTAATGTCTTGTGCTTCTTATCAGCATCCATATCAGAATCCGTAGCAGAATCAGAATCATCAATGTTGTGCACCTTGCTTTTCTTGTGCTTCCTTGAAGTCTTCCGCACATTGACATTGCTGTCAGAATCAGTAGCAGAATCAGAATCATCGCTGTCACGTATTTTGCTTTTCTTATGCTTCTTAGAAGGCTTGTGCTTCTTATCAGCATCAATATCAGAATCACTTTCACGATCAGTGACCCTATTACCTCTGCGGTGCTTCTTTTGAAGAGCCTTGGAATTCTCCCCATGGCTATCTGTATCAGAAGAGTCAGTTTCATGTCTTCTCTTTTTACTTCCTTCCTTCTTGTGGTGCCTTGATTCTTTAAGACCCTTTTTCTTATCATCTTTTTCAACTTTCTGATCTTCATCCATGTTTTTCTTCCCCCTGAACTCTCTATCCAAAAAAGCATGTTCACGTTTCTCATAATGCTTGATATCATCACCAAGACCATCCTTCCGGCCATTTCTGACATCATCACTGCCTTCAATACTTTGCTCATTAGGTTCAGATGCAGCTATCCCAAAAGCAGATCTTAAAGTTTCCATTTGCTTCTCTTTTCTGGCAGCAACTTGGTGGGTCTGTGTATCTGAATATCTGATGAATATGCAAGCacaaaacttattaaaaaatgtcCATCTTCCAAAGATGGATAAACAAGACTACTATTAAAAATAATGGTGGGAAGTACAGATACAAGTCAACAGATTGCCCCATTTGAAGATCTCACAAATGAAAATAACAATAGATAGTCACCCATTGAAACATCAAATATGAGGAACAAATTttcaaaggaagaaaaaagtATAAGAACTAAGAAACGCAATTCCCAAAGTATATGCCAGCTCAAAGTAAAGCATATACctccaaaaccaaataaaagaagaggCAGAACTGCTTGTTCCCCAATGACGCATCcttttattaaattagtaagTTTACAAATGCACCCAACTGGGTCTTAGACCCACAACCTCAGGACCTTGATCTTACAAGGAAATGAGAGACCATTTAAGCTAGAGCTCAATGACATGTGCTAATACTAACATTGTACCAAGCCTATTGAATTAGTCTTTTATTACCATTAATACAAAGGCCATACCCAATGCGCAAATCTCTCAATTTTTTCATGGTCTGAAAGAGGTCATGGTAGACAGCCTTtcccaaacctttttttttagagagtctGATCCCCAGACTCAAATCTCTTTTGATGGAAGGCATTTGCCATCGCAACCTCTCTTTTATTACCATTAATAtgacataaacacacacaccaCAATGTCAACTAATAAAACCAGTACTaataacaattgaaaaaaaaaaaaaaaaaacccactagtCATATAGAATATTAGCAAACCCAATCCAAACAACTACAATTGATACAAATGGAAATAACATAAAATCAAACTTCCAACAACTTTCTGAAAGTGCAAGAAATTACTTATTATTGGTGATATTCCCTCCTTCCTGGGAAAAAGCAGAGGTGGCGGCTGTGGCAGCAGCTTCTAGGATCTTCCGTTCCTCGTCGAGCCGCTTGGTAATCTCAGCATCGGTGCAACCCTCATCGGTGAGCTGGTCCTCGAGTTCGACGAGCTTGAGCTCAATCTGACGCTTGCGATCGTGCTCGAGAATATCTCTGTTGGGTTTCCTAGTGAGACCGGCCGAAGCCGGGTTCGCCTCGAATCCCTTGCCGTTCTCACTGTTCTTCTCAGTCTTAGACCTGATGAAAAACTTGTTGCTCTGTATGTACCCATTGGTGCCTGACCCTCTCGGAGTCTGTAACCCTATTCCGTTATACATCtctgaagaaaaaaaccaaaccaaattcacAATAATGCTTAGATTTCAAATTCCAagtaatagaaaattttgaaaaaaatcctaatataTGGAATGAAATGAACAGTCTAGATCTATGATTGTCAACAATAACAATAGatttaaggaaagaaaaagagagaatcggaatttctatatattttccAGGGAAAACAAACAAGATCGAAGAATCTAGGGTTACCTTTGGTTGGCAAGCAATGAAACGATGCGATCTGGCTATTAGAGTGTGCCAACTTTTCATTATATAATACAAATTCTGAAAAGAACTGGGCTTGGCCCAAGAGGAAGTATAAAACGAATTCTAATAGTACTCGGCTTGGCCCAATAGTAAGTGTAGTATAGttttataaatgatttttttgggtagCTTATTTgaataatatgaaataaaaagttaacaactagtttattttttaaaggtcatgctaacgagtgagTTTAAGgtactggttaagaatccagttaaagaaaacttttatgggaaaagaaaaaaaagcaattaatgttttgacattttttttttcatttctcatcaaaatgatgtcaaaactttatttaattggattcttaaccagtTCCCTAAAGGCATttgttagcattttccttttttaaaatttgagacaaaaaaatgaataatttaagCAAAAAGCTAGCTTGTAATTGGTTTAgtaaaattttactatatttgTAAGGACACATTTCGGATCCTTGGCCAAAGGTATGATTGGATCCAATCCcaataagcccaatacaatgaatttgtagagagtaggttgaAAAACTAGGTTCTAATAAATGACTTAACAGTTAGAATGGAATTTAAAAggtaatcaaacaaaaatggaCTGGATTTATCTAAGTAAATTTGTCATCGGCATAATCCAAAGAGGTATATTTTagtatatattgattgaaaatgGTTATAGATATGGTACAAGATGCTACAATGTTTTCTCTTCCAAATTTCTGATCCCTCCtccatggagggtctcttatgTTATATAATTCC
This region includes:
- the LOC126710380 gene encoding uncharacterized protein LOC126710380 isoform X2; its protein translation is MYNGIGLQTPRGSGTNGYIQSNKFFIRSKTEKNSENGKGFEANPASAGLTRKPNRDILEHDRKRQIELKLVELEDQLTDEGCTDAEITKRLDEERKILEAAATAATSAFSQEGGNITNNKYSDTQTHQVAARKEKQMETLRSAFGIAASEPNEQSIEGSDDVRNGRKDGLGDDIKHYEKREHAFLDREFRGKKNMDEDQKVEKDDKKKGLKESRHHKKEGSKKRRHETDSSDTDSHGENSKALQKKHRRGNRVTDRESDSDIDADKKHKPSKKHKKSKIRDSDDSDSATDSDSNVNVRKTSRKHKKSKVHNIDDSDSATDSDMDADKKHKTLKHKNQKHDSDGSDSATDDSSNESSKRGDKYRTSNRRHGSSDGYGSTKPRIQNRDQHLRTSRRHDSKDESNDTDNEIEKKRSQLEKQRNHPSGSHRIENEKNQDKHVRMNRRHDSEDESSDTDKEMEKKRSLLERQRSQPSRSHRIENERNQDKHVRMNRRHDSEDESDDTDKEMEKKRSQLEKEMEKKRSQLEKQRNQPSGSHRIENEKNQDKHVRMNRRHDSEDESSDTDKEIEKKRSQLEKQRNRHSGSHRIENEKNKDQHVGRRHDSEDESDDEDSDTSYDRRKSKITAGRQKAVEKESVSPVDEIDFRRYKSRRDIADETTYESHERMRGKGRLNVGNEDEQPESKSRSRHSVKGAEHSGEQQKDSKIEYDSNTRAYLNKDDKKREDYSSFRSGGQRDNETIERGGRSYGKNDETERISRKDDRNYEEIGGGRRQSRVEEEQRGRKHRRDEDYEYRRHIRDDEENQRGSRRQVRGDDEERENRGHERDRQLDYSKRARYDDSRSSERKRHDYDKRDDDRARR
- the LOC126710380 gene encoding uncharacterized protein LOC126710380 isoform X1 gives rise to the protein MYNGIGLQTPRGSGTNGYIQSNKFFIRSKTEKNSENGKGFEANPASAGLTRKPNRDILEHDRKRQIELKLVELEDQLTDEGCTDAEITKRLDEERKILEAAATAATSAFSQEGGNITNNKYSDTQTHQVAARKEKQMETLRSAFGIAASEPNEQSIEGSDDVRNGRKDGLGDDIKHYEKREHAFLDREFRGKKNMDEDQKVEKDDKKKGLKESRHHKKEGSKKRRHETDSSDTDSHGENSKALQKKHRRGNRVTDRESDSDIDADKKHKPSKKHKKSKIRDSDDSDSATDSDSNVNVRKTSRKHKKSKVHNIDDSDSATDSDMDADKKHKTLKHKNQKHDSDGSDSATDDSSNESSKRGDKYRTSNRRHGSSDGYGSTKPRIQNRDQHLRTSRRHDSKDESNDTDNEIEKKRSQLEKQRNHPNGSHRIENEKNQDKHVRMNRRHDSEDESNDTDKEMEKKRSRLEKQRSQPSGSHRIENEKNQDKHVRMNRRHDSEDESSDTDKEMEKKRSLLERQRSQPSRSHRIENERNQDKHVRMNRRHDSEDESDDTDKEMEKKRSQLEKEMEKKRSQLEKQRNQPSGSHRIENEKNQDKHVRMNRRHDSEDESSDTDKEIEKKRSQLEKQRNRHSGSHRIENEKNKDQHVGRRHDSEDESDDEDSDTSYDRRKSKITAGRQKAVEKESVSPVDEIDFRRYKSRRDIADETTYESHERMRGKGRLNVGNEDEQPESKSRSRHSVKGAEHSGEQQKDSKIEYDSNTRAYLNKDDKKREDYSSFRSGGQRDNETIERGGRSYGKNDETERISRKDDRNYEEIGGGRRQSRVEEEQRGRKHRRDEDYEYRRHIRDDEENQRGSRRQVRGDDEERENRGHERDRQLDYSKRARYDDSRSSERKRHDYDKRDDDRARR